The nucleotide sequence CCGGCTAAAGCGAAGTGTCCTTCGGCGTGGGCTGTGTTTTCAGCCATTCTATTAGCTGTGCCCGCACGTGTTCATTGTAGATGCCGGTCTCAGAGTCGCAGACTATGATTTTTGGCGTATCCGGCGCAAACCAGTCAGGTCGGTCATCGATAATCACATAGTCTTCAATTTCATTGTCTGCTATGTAAGCGGCAACGCCATCACCGCGGTCGTAGTTTCGCGAAATTACATGGACTACTCGCTCGGCCAAAGGACCAAGGAGAAACTTCACTCGTTCTTCAGGATGCAGTAGGCGCCAGCTGGAGTGGACAACGATGCGTACATCTGGGTACGGGGTAAGCATCTCGTGCAATATCGCCGCCCAACGGAAGAGGCGCCCGCGCTCTATGCACGTATCAACTGGAAGCCCCATGCTGAACCAGTGTAGGTCACTCACTGGATGAAATACGCCGTCATAATCGGCAAAAATCACTCTCATTTTGCACCTTCATAGCTCTGCCTCCAAAACTGCACCGGCTCCCTCGGCGCTCTCATTCTTTCACCTTACCCCAAGGTTTGTACTCATTTGTTTTTATCTCACAATCGTTGCAAGAACGACCACGAAGAAATTTCGAAAACTTTCTAAAGCCGTGTTCAATTTTTCCTTTTGCTTGCTACACGTTTTTGGCACCGCGAGGTGCCAACCCCGTCTAGTCCAAATACAGAGGATTACTATGTTGAGCAAAGAGTATTTTAAGCGTTGTGAGCAGGAACGAGCGGAAGCAAAAGCTGCGCTCAGAGCGCGTGAGAAAGCCTTCAGTGCGGCTGTCGCTGCTAACCCAGACATGTACAGGTCTCTCAAGCGAGTTGCAGGGCAGGCCCGGATGGCGTTCAATGACGTTGAATCCGAACATCGGAAGCTAAGCCGGCTGCAAACGGCGGGTCGAGAACTGAAGGTTGCACTTCAAGATTTCAGGGCCGACGCGAGGGATTTCATTGAAGTCGGCGGATTGCTTACTTTGGTCGGCATACACCTGCAGCCAGTCGACAAACAACGAAACGCGGTAATTGAGACATACGATTCGGCCGAGGCTACCCTCAATGAGCACTTCCCGGACCTGAACCAGCTTAGCTGATTATTAGGAGTAGCTGAGCCTTCGGAACTTTCCGGTGTGAACGATTAACTGGCTAGTTGGTATTGGACCGAGGAAGCTGACGCGGAACGTCGTACCCGAAAGCTCATCGAATTTGGCGGAAATGGTGGCAACAGAAAATTCATCGGTACATATTTGCGGCGTTCATCCCTGAATGCGACCAATTAATTATAGAAGTAACCACCAGTATTCCCGGCCAAGCGCGAGAAGTAGACATTGTGATACCTCTAGTAGTTTCCCCATCGCAATATACGCAGGCACCCACGCGCTCTTCGATCGTATTGAACGGGAGTTGGGTCAATGGAAAAAAGGCATTTTGAGCGGCGCTTGGCTGGATATTTCCCAGGAAAAATATTCTAAGAAAGTAGACGAGAATTCGAGTCACCTACGCTCTCCCGCAATGGCATCGACGATTTCGTCGCTTTTGCAAGGCTAAGTGTGCAAAATAGATTTTTATCGATAAAGAAGAGTCCTGCATGTGCCCTTCGTTGCTACTATCCTTTGATATGTCTAATGAACATTTACGGTTTTTTTGCCGCTCAACGAAAGTGATATTAGAATTTTGTGCCATAATTTTCCGGTTCGCCATGAGGGGCGGGGCAGACTTCGATAGCACACGACTAATAGAAAAACTATCTCTCCATTCCAAAAGTACTCTGCAGCAGTGCCGCGCACAAACGAGATTACGATGAAATCGTCCAATTTCACAGCTTTTTCAGTACGCCCACAAG is from Noviherbaspirillum sp. L7-7A and encodes:
- a CDS encoding HAD domain-containing protein — its product is MRVIFADYDGVFHPVSDLHWFSMGLPVDTCIERGRLFRWAAILHEMLTPYPDVRIVVHSSWRLLHPEERVKFLLGPLAERVVHVISRNYDRGDGVAAYIADNEIEDYVIIDDRPDWFAPDTPKIIVCDSETGIYNEHVRAQLIEWLKTQPTPKDTSL